The following are encoded together in the Parabacteroides chongii genome:
- a CDS encoding glycyl-radical enzyme activating protein → MALIFDIKRYAINDGPGIRTTLFMKGCPLSCVWCHNPEGLSNRKQKLYTRKKCIGCRTCVEACPQKALTWTAGGIVTDPSLCDLCGICAEVCPVRAMEISGTECSIDYLMKEIEKETVFMDRSEGGVTFCGGEPLQHPEMLLELLRRCGELGIHRAVDTTLFARPEIVREVMEHSELFLVDLKQMDTIKHKLYCGVPNELILSNLRMIAEVGHEFRIRIPLIEGINADEENIVRSAAFLSSLPWKHRTVNILLYHDIGKNKHEKLGTVYNPDRYPMATPSEETVQRCTELFNRYGIEVVTGG, encoded by the coding sequence ATGGCTCTGATATTCGATATAAAGCGCTATGCGATAAATGACGGGCCGGGCATCCGGACGACTCTTTTCATGAAAGGATGCCCGCTCTCCTGTGTGTGGTGCCATAATCCGGAGGGATTATCCAACCGGAAACAGAAACTGTATACCCGAAAGAAATGTATAGGATGCCGGACCTGCGTGGAAGCCTGTCCGCAAAAGGCGTTGACATGGACAGCCGGCGGGATTGTGACCGATCCGTCCCTCTGTGATCTGTGCGGTATATGTGCAGAGGTCTGTCCGGTAAGGGCGATGGAGATATCCGGAACGGAATGCTCTATCGATTACCTGATGAAAGAGATTGAAAAAGAAACGGTTTTTATGGACCGGTCGGAGGGAGGCGTTACTTTCTGCGGCGGTGAACCGTTGCAGCATCCGGAGATGTTGCTGGAATTGCTCAGGCGTTGCGGGGAACTCGGGATTCACCGTGCCGTCGATACGACCTTGTTTGCCCGACCGGAAATCGTGCGGGAGGTCATGGAACATTCCGAACTGTTTCTGGTAGATCTCAAACAGATGGATACGATTAAACATAAACTTTACTGTGGGGTACCTAACGAATTGATTCTGTCAAACTTACGTATGATAGCAGAAGTCGGACATGAGTTCCGTATCCGTATTCCGCTGATCGAAGGCATCAATGCCGATGAAGAGAATATAGTACGATCTGCCGCCTTTCTTTCTTCTTTACCCTGGAAGCACCGCACAGTGAATATTCTGCTATATCATGATATAGGAAAGAATAAGCATGAGAAATTAGGTACGGTGTACAACCCGGACCGATATCCGATGGCGACACCTTCTGAAGAAACCGTGCAGCGGTGCACGGAGCTGTTTAACCGGTATGGAATAGAAGTGGTAACCGGAGGGTAA
- a CDS encoding YhcH/YjgK/YiaL family protein has product MILDSLNNTEKVERLHPLFKKAFDYIKETDFSKVEDGKYELDGSRLFINVASLTGKDKKDAAIETHKKYIDIQLPLLGVEKIGWKPGCELQEESIPYDEAKDIAFYVDRPTAYTKIYPGQFAVYFPEDGHAPGIGEGNIRKVIVKVQVEE; this is encoded by the coding sequence ATGATACTTGACTCCTTGAATAACACAGAAAAGGTAGAGCGCTTACACCCTCTTTTCAAAAAAGCATTTGATTACATAAAAGAAACTGATTTTTCTAAAGTGGAAGACGGCAAATATGAACTGGACGGTTCCCGTCTGTTCATCAATGTGGCCAGCCTGACCGGTAAGGATAAAAAGGATGCCGCTATCGAAACACACAAGAAATATATCGATATCCAGCTGCCTCTGCTGGGTGTGGAAAAGATCGGCTGGAAGCCCGGTTGCGAACTGCAGGAAGAATCGATTCCTTACGACGAAGCGAAGGATATCGCTTTCTATGTAGACCGCCCCACCGCTTACACGAAAATCTATCCGGGACAATTCGCCGTTTATTTTCCGGAAGACGGCCACGCCCCCGGTATCGGTGAAGGGAATATCCGCAAAGTGATCGTAAAAGTACAGGTAGAAGAATAA
- a CDS encoding heavy metal translocating P-type ATPase: protein MKDIESKVLPVLEMSCAVCANNVESTVSVLPGVEDATVNFAANTLSVRFRPSVISLQKIQEAVQAAGYDLIIESEDPLAEQEEMARKHYKKLKRNTIGAWVLSVPLALLGMVFMHMSYANWIMMVLALAIMLLFGRTFYVSGARHAIQGKANMDTLVALSTSIAFIFSFFNTVYPQFWIERGLEPHVYYEASGVIIAFVLLGKLMEERAKNSTSSAIKSLMGLQPKTARLVTDGKEEEVPISSLKTGNVVSVRPGEKIPVDGVLLQGSSSVDESMLSGEPIPVEKTAGDRVLAGTINQKGAFTMEATGVGNDTILAQIVQMVQAAQGSKAPVQRIVDKISGIFVPVVVLLSVITFICWMVIGGGSYFSYALLSAVSVLVIACPCALGLATPTALMVGMGKGAERHILIKDAYALETLCKVDTIVLDKTGTLTEGVPVVVDSCWLTESNVCYLDILYTAELKSEHPLASAIIRWLEDSGASSTEAENFESLTGRGIRMEAGGTVYWVGSQGLLEMFGARIPDETMEQIGKWQDEGISIVYYGEGDRLLAVLAISDRIKPTSAEAVSKLTEMGIEVHLLTGDGVKTAERVANTLGIGHFKAEVMPNDKEEYIIALQKLGKTVAMVGDGINDSQALARADVSIAMGKGTDIAMDVAMVTLITSDLLLLPEAIKLSKRTVRLIHQNLFWAFIYNLIGIPLAAGVLFPVNGLLLNPMLASAAMAFSSVSVVLNSLRLKFMK, encoded by the coding sequence ATGAAAGATATAGAAAGTAAGGTACTGCCCGTCCTGGAGATGAGTTGTGCGGTTTGTGCCAATAACGTGGAAAGCACTGTCAGTGTACTTCCCGGAGTAGAAGATGCGACTGTCAATTTCGCGGCTAATACTTTATCCGTCAGATTCCGTCCGTCCGTTATCAGTTTGCAAAAAATACAGGAAGCCGTACAGGCGGCAGGGTATGATCTGATCATAGAGTCGGAAGACCCGCTTGCCGAGCAGGAGGAGATGGCACGTAAGCATTATAAGAAACTGAAACGGAATACGATCGGGGCATGGGTGCTGTCCGTACCGCTGGCGTTGCTGGGTATGGTGTTCATGCATATGTCGTATGCCAACTGGATCATGATGGTGCTTGCCCTGGCGATTATGCTGCTCTTCGGCAGGACATTCTATGTGAGCGGTGCACGCCATGCGATCCAGGGAAAGGCGAATATGGATACGCTGGTTGCCCTGAGTACATCCATTGCTTTTATTTTCAGTTTCTTTAATACTGTATATCCGCAGTTCTGGATCGAAAGGGGATTGGAGCCGCATGTGTATTATGAGGCATCGGGAGTAATTATTGCTTTCGTCTTGTTGGGTAAACTGATGGAGGAACGGGCAAAGAACAGCACCTCTTCCGCGATCAAAAGCCTGATGGGATTACAGCCGAAGACGGCACGCCTGGTGACGGACGGCAAAGAGGAAGAAGTCCCCATCTCTTCTTTGAAGACAGGGAATGTGGTGAGTGTCCGCCCCGGCGAGAAGATCCCGGTGGACGGTGTTTTGCTGCAAGGCTCCTCATCGGTCGATGAAAGCATGCTGAGCGGCGAGCCGATCCCGGTAGAGAAAACGGCGGGCGATCGGGTACTGGCAGGAACAATCAACCAGAAAGGAGCTTTTACTATGGAAGCTACCGGAGTGGGAAATGATACGATCCTGGCACAAATCGTTCAGATGGTACAGGCAGCCCAAGGAAGTAAAGCACCTGTGCAGCGTATAGTTGATAAAATAAGCGGTATATTTGTACCGGTGGTCGTGTTGCTTTCCGTGATCACATTCATCTGCTGGATGGTGATTGGCGGCGGCAGCTATTTCTCTTATGCACTCCTTTCGGCTGTTTCGGTATTGGTCATTGCCTGTCCGTGTGCCTTGGGGCTGGCAACTCCTACCGCTCTGATGGTCGGAATGGGGAAGGGGGCCGAACGGCATATCCTGATAAAAGATGCCTACGCATTGGAAACCCTTTGCAAAGTCGACACGATCGTATTGGATAAGACAGGAACGTTGACGGAAGGAGTTCCGGTAGTGGTCGATTCCTGTTGGCTGACCGAATCGAATGTCTGCTATCTGGATATTCTCTATACGGCAGAACTGAAGTCGGAACATCCGCTGGCATCCGCCATTATCCGTTGGCTGGAAGATTCGGGTGCATCGAGCACTGAAGCAGAGAATTTCGAAAGTCTTACCGGGCGCGGAATCCGTATGGAAGCGGGAGGTACCGTGTATTGGGTCGGAAGTCAGGGGCTGCTGGAAATGTTCGGTGCCCGCATCCCCGACGAAACCATGGAGCAGATCGGCAAATGGCAGGATGAAGGTATAAGCATCGTTTATTATGGCGAAGGCGATCGCCTGCTGGCTGTTTTGGCTATTTCAGACCGTATCAAACCGACATCGGCAGAGGCTGTCAGCAAATTGACGGAGATGGGAATAGAGGTTCATTTGCTGACGGGCGACGGAGTGAAGACGGCTGAAAGGGTGGCAAATACGTTAGGTATCGGTCATTTTAAAGCGGAAGTGATGCCGAACGATAAAGAGGAATATATTATCGCTCTCCAGAAGCTCGGAAAGACAGTTGCCATGGTGGGCGACGGTATTAACGACTCGCAGGCACTCGCCCGTGCGGATGTCAGCATTGCAATGGGGAAAGGGACGGATATTGCCATGGATGTGGCGATGGTCACGCTGATAACCTCCGACTTGTTGTTATTGCCCGAAGCGATCAAATTGTCGAAACGTACCGTGCGGCTGATCCATCAGAACTTGTTTTGGGCGTTTATCTATAACCTGATAGGCATACCTTTGGCAGCGGGTGTTTTGTTCCCGGTAAACGGATTGCTGCTGAACCCGATGCTGGCGAGTGCGGCGATGGCATTCAGCTCCGTGTCTGTGGTGCTTAACAGTTTGAGACTGAAATTTATGAAGTAA
- a CDS encoding heavy-metal-associated domain-containing protein → MSTMKFKTNAKCGGCVTAIGAKLNNVLKDNEWSIDLKSPDKVLEVTADVPADTIVAAVTEAGFKAEQL, encoded by the coding sequence ATGTCGACAATGAAATTTAAAACAAATGCAAAATGTGGCGGCTGTGTGACTGCCATTGGTGCAAAACTGAATAACGTACTGAAAGACAATGAATGGTCTATCGATCTGAAATCACCGGATAAGGTGTTGGAAGTGACAGCCGATGTTCCGGCAGATACGATCGTTGCTGCTGTTACGGAAGCCGGTTTTAAAGCCGAACAACTGTAA
- the trhA gene encoding PAQR family membrane homeostasis protein TrhA — protein MVRTKQRQTYGEEVANVLTHGAGMIFGMVALILLVVASIRSGNPWAVGSSIVYALSMTSSYVTSTFYHASANARRKRLLRRFDHSAIYLHIAGTYTPFTLVALRQVGYWGWSLFAIVWIAAAIGIFLSFRKMKKTDHLKTACYLAMGWVVIIAFKPLLDVCRQTSSMDVLYWLIGGGLFYTVGCIFYFFDKYKYMHPLWHLFVLGGSVCHFISVYLLVR, from the coding sequence ATGGTCAGAACCAAACAAAGACAAACGTATGGCGAAGAAGTAGCCAATGTACTGACCCATGGCGCAGGGATGATTTTCGGAATGGTAGCCCTTATTCTGTTAGTAGTGGCTTCCATCCGCAGCGGAAATCCCTGGGCTGTGGGCAGTTCGATTGTGTATGCCCTTAGCATGACATCTTCTTACGTCACTTCGACTTTTTATCATGCTTCTGCGAACGCACGGCGTAAAAGGCTGCTTCGTCGCTTCGATCATAGCGCTATTTATCTGCATATTGCCGGGACGTATACTCCTTTCACATTGGTAGCCCTCCGTCAGGTCGGTTACTGGGGATGGTCGTTGTTTGCGATCGTCTGGATTGCTGCTGCAATAGGGATCTTCCTGAGTTTCCGGAAGATGAAGAAAACGGATCATCTGAAAACGGCCTGTTACCTGGCAATGGGCTGGGTAGTCATTATCGCTTTCAAACCTTTACTGGATGTTTGCCGGCAGACCTCTTCGATGGATGTCCTGTACTGGCTGATCGGCGGAGGACTATTCTATACAGTGGGATGTATTTTTTACTTCTTCGATAAATATAAGTACATGCACCCTCTCTGGCATTTATTTGTATTAGGCGGCAGTGTCTGCCATTTCATCTCTGTCTATTTGTTGGTAAGATAA
- a CDS encoding AAA family ATPase, with translation MVFNEVEINNFRGIKHLLLPDLKQVNLLVGKNNCGKSTVLDAIFLLSGFSNPILNMRINQFRDYNSFTEDDIALNFYNMQTSNHIYICGNINDKIIRELKISPVVSQSKIVLSKNDISSLTLSNKEADISTGLTMNFGYIDSHGEKKSDSATIRLNKKNEEKLEIKFPKEYKETLSTAYISSKYAFNIAVEQLTRIIEEKQEKVIVEILQHIEPRIKSITVLKSQINVDIGLDRLIPINMLGDGIRKLLAIVTALYACKDGAVFIDEIDNGLHFSSLSSLWKAIIKTADLLNVQVFATTHNIESLQSLNKVLSEDGYADSQNDIMCYSLRHMLTDELKAYKYPYEKFQYVINQEIEIR, from the coding sequence ATGGTTTTTAACGAAGTTGAGATAAATAATTTTAGAGGCATAAAACATTTGCTTCTCCCTGACTTGAAGCAGGTCAATTTGCTTGTCGGAAAAAATAATTGTGGCAAGTCTACTGTGCTTGATGCCATATTTTTATTATCAGGCTTTTCCAATCCTATTCTCAATATGAGAATAAATCAATTCAGAGATTATAACAGTTTTACTGAAGATGATATTGCTTTGAATTTTTATAATATGCAAACAAGCAATCATATTTACATATGTGGCAATATTAATGATAAGATTATCAGAGAACTAAAAATAAGTCCGGTTGTTTCACAATCTAAAATTGTACTTTCTAAAAATGATATATCCAGTCTTACCCTTTCTAATAAGGAAGCGGATATCAGTACAGGGTTGACTATGAATTTTGGATACATAGATTCGCATGGTGAAAAGAAAAGCGATAGTGCAACGATAAGATTAAATAAGAAGAACGAAGAAAAATTAGAAATCAAGTTTCCTAAGGAATATAAAGAAACCCTGTCAACAGCGTATATCAGTTCCAAATATGCGTTTAATATTGCTGTTGAACAATTGACGCGTATTATAGAGGAGAAACAGGAAAAAGTGATCGTGGAAATATTACAGCATATAGAACCCAGGATAAAATCTATAACTGTTTTGAAATCTCAGATAAATGTAGATATAGGGTTGGACAGATTGATTCCTATAAATATGTTAGGTGATGGTATTAGGAAATTGTTGGCAATAGTTACAGCTCTTTATGCCTGTAAGGATGGTGCGGTTTTTATTGATGAGATTGATAATGGATTGCATTTTTCTTCTTTATCCTCTTTATGGAAGGCTATAATTAAAACTGCAGACTTGTTGAATGTACAGGTTTTTGCTACTACGCATAACATTGAATCGTTGCAATCTTTGAATAAAGTTTTATCTGAAGACGGATATGCTGATTCACAAAATGATATAATGTGCTATTCTCTACGACATATGCTGACTGATGAACTCAAAGCATATAAATATCCTTATGAGAAATTTCAATATGTTATCAACCAGGAAATCGAAATAAGATGA
- a CDS encoding DUF3226 domain-containing protein — protein MIRIFVEGRDKQFLEKYLRFLSEKDEGAWEIISAGGYTKLHLLDQQFKENSERGGKNLVVFDADSDENGGGYAVRMKYLLDKLEELSLSADLFLFPNNKDDGDFELLLEHIVNEEHACLLECFEGYEMCVSGHKEENGDSKYITPNRKSKIYAYLESRDTSVVQSGCLAAQTGVTEYS, from the coding sequence ATGATTCGAATTTTTGTAGAAGGAAGGGATAAGCAATTTTTGGAAAAATACCTCCGGTTTTTATCAGAAAAAGATGAGGGAGCCTGGGAGATTATTTCTGCGGGAGGATACACTAAATTACATTTACTGGATCAGCAATTTAAGGAAAACAGTGAACGTGGTGGTAAAAACCTGGTTGTTTTCGATGCTGATAGTGATGAGAATGGAGGTGGCTATGCTGTAAGAATGAAATATTTGCTTGATAAACTGGAGGAATTATCATTATCAGCCGACTTATTCCTATTCCCTAACAATAAGGATGATGGTGATTTTGAGTTACTATTGGAACATATAGTTAATGAGGAACATGCTTGTTTGCTTGAATGTTTTGAAGGATATGAAATGTGTGTTTCGGGTCATAAAGAAGAGAATGGAGATTCCAAATATATAACACCTAACAGAAAATCTAAAATTTATGCTTATTTGGAATCGCGTGATACTTCAGTGGTTCAATCCGGCTGTTTGGCTGCTCAAACAGGAGTTACAGAATATTCATGA
- a CDS encoding TonB-dependent receptor plug domain-containing protein has protein sequence MEGNLPGNVNLRIRNSQGSGNPLVFVDGVEQTDEDAIQKINPNIIESISVMKDESAKKMHGEKARNGVIYITTKNALKGK, from the coding sequence ATGGAAGGAAATTTGCCTGGAAATGTAAATCTTCGTATCAGAAATAGCCAAGGATCAGGAAATCCGCTTGTTTTCGTCGATGGTGTGGAACAGACAGATGAAGATGCAATTCAAAAAATAAATCCTAATATTATTGAATCGATCTCTGTAATGAAAGATGAGTCCGCCAAAAAAATGCATGGGGAAAAAGCCCGAAACGGAGTTATTTATATAACAACAAAGAATGCATTAAAAGGGAAGTAA